From the Hevea brasiliensis isolate MT/VB/25A 57/8 chromosome 15, ASM3005281v1, whole genome shotgun sequence genome, one window contains:
- the LOC110670930 gene encoding adenylate isopentenyltransferase 5, chloroplastic: MRLTSSSQKPIQPLANFRRAINMAPFFRRKDKVVFVVGPTGTGKSRLAIDIATRIPAEVVNCDKMQVYKALDIVTNKVTEEECRGVPHHLIGFVDPNANFTSDDFRHHASDAVKSILARDRLPIIAGGSNSFIEALANDDPEFRLRYECCFLWVDVSLPVLHSFVSERVDRMVKAGLVNEVRSMFDPTKTNYSQGIRRAIGVPELDQYFRNEAVVDAKTRAKLLDVALAKIKENTCMLACRQLQKIHRLYNQWSWNMHRIDATEVFLNSGEEAWEKLVEVPSSMIVEEFLYYGDHMATIVPSETVPVMASTGMPISIPAMAAAVTR, encoded by the coding sequence ATGAGGCTTACGAGTTCTAGCCAAAAGCCAATACAGCCCCTTGCGAATTTCCGAAGGGCCATAAATATGGCGCCTTTCTTCCGTCGAAAAGATAAGGTTGTGTTCGTTGTGGGCCCAACCGGCACTGGCAAATCAAGACTCGCTATTGACATCGCAACTCGTATTCCAGCCGAGGTCGTCAATTGCGACAAAATGCAAGTCTATAAAGCACTCGACATAGTCACTAATAAAGTCACTGAAGAAGAGTGCCGCGGCGTTCCTCATCATTTGATAGGTTTTGTAGACCCTAATGCCAATTTCACTTCTGATGACTTTCGCCATCATGCATCCGATGCCGTCAAATCCATCCTCGCGCGTGATCGACTACCAATCATCGCCGGTGGTTCGAACTCTTTCATCGAGGCTTTGGCAAATGATGATCCTGAATTTCGATTGAGGTACGAATGTTGCTTCCTATGGGTGGATGTATCTTTGCCTGTGCTGCATTCATTTGTATCTGAAAGAGTCGATCGAATGGTGAAAGCGGGATTGGTTAACGAGGTGAGAAGCATGTTTGATCCTACCAAAACTAACTATTCACAAGGAATCAGGCGAGCAATTGGTGTCCCTGAATTGGATCAATATTTCCGCAATGAAGCAGTCGTGGATGCCAAAACACGAGCCAAGCTGCTCGACGTAGCTCttgcaaaaattaaagaaaatacttGTATGCTAGCGTGTCGTCAATTGCAAAAAATCCATCGACTTTATAATCAATGGAGTTGGAATATGCATCGCATAGACGCTACAGAAGTTTTTCTAAACAGCGGAGAAGAAGCATGGGAGAAGCTCGTGGAGGTGCCTAGCTCCATGATCGTGGAGGAATTCCTTTACTATGGCGATCATATGGCTACCATTGTACCATCAGAGACCGTGCCTGTGATGGCTTCCACGGGGATGCCAATTTCTATTCCTGCGATGGCAGCGGCGGTAACTCGATAG